A single window of Macrobrachium nipponense isolate FS-2020 chromosome 31, ASM1510439v2, whole genome shotgun sequence DNA harbors:
- the LOC135206800 gene encoding cytochrome P450 3A29-like: MDGLFGWLFLDLSASTWATLFLVATVIGIAIIERWWHMGKLERLGYTGPPKNFLFGNLKEIAALNTNFQDGWKEIIDKYGSQVGNLEGKSMALYTGRVPCIIVTNPEVIKYVGIRAFEKFRNRSFRLILNKDLLSLRDDHWRSVRSTLSPSFSQAKMKLVRRTVDALQLMLEAAQLVSSEEAEKKSPKTNSSVNLSNGKEEGGGKRLQNGRKLDKREPKMTEEELAENAIFFLLAGYETISTMLSYTTYLLAKHPDVQQRLYEEIVQHLSKEEVVTYDTINQLEYLDMVVKESLRMYPPIVT; encoded by the exons ATGGATGGCCTTTTTG GATGGCTGTTCTTGGATCTATCAGCCTCGACATGGGCAACTTTGTTTTTAGTCGCCACTGTGATTGGGATAGCAATTAT agaacGATGGTGGCACATGGGAAAACTTGAACGTCTTGGTTATACAGGTCCTCCCAAAAACTTTCTGTTTGGAAACCTGAAGGAAATAGCTGCC TTGAATACCAATTTCCAAGATGGTTGGAAAGAGATCATTGACAAATATGGAAGTCAGGTGGGAAACTTAGAAGGCAAATCAATGGC ACTCTACACTGGCAGAGTACCTTGTATTATCGTCACAAATCCAGAAGTCATAAAATATGTCGGAATCCGTGCCTTTGAGAAATTCAGAAACAGGTCG TTCAGGTTAATACTCAATAAGGATTTGCTCTCCCTTCGAGACGACCATTGGCGATCTGTGAGATCCACACTCAGCCCAAGCTTCTCCCAGGCCAAGATGAAGCTT GTTCGGCGGACAGTTGATGCATTGCAGCTGATGCTGGAAGCAGCCCAACTCGTTTCCTCAGAGGAGGCCGAGAAGAAGAGTCCAAAGACCAATTCCAGTGTTAATCTCAGCAATGGGAAAGAAGAAGGTGGAGGAAAGCGACTGCAGAATGGCAGAAAACTGGACAAAAGGGAACCGAAAATGACGGAGGAGGAATTGGCAGAAAATGCCATCTTTTTCCTATTAGCTGGATACGAGACGATTTCCACTATGCTTTCCTACACGACGTATTTGCTGGCCAAGCACCCAGATGTCCAGCAACGCCTCTATGAGGAGATTGTCCAGCATCTCAGTAAGGAG GAGGTAGTTACTTATGACACGATCAACCAGCTGGAGTATCTAGACATGGTTGTGAAAGAGTCATTACGAATGTATCCACCAATAGTAACGTAG